Proteins encoded within one genomic window of Glycine soja cultivar W05 chromosome 1, ASM419377v2, whole genome shotgun sequence:
- the LOC114412529 gene encoding transcription factor BIM2-like isoform X1 — translation MRAGKGSQEEDEYEEEEFGSSKKQGTSSAPNANKADGKAIDKASAIRSKHSVTEQRRRSKINERFQILRDLIPHSDQKRDTASFLLEVMEYVQYLQEKVQKYEGSYQGWGQEPLKLMPWRNSHWRVQSFAGQPTAVKNGLGPVSPFPVKFDESNASISPTMLSGTQNTIDPYQSRDIVNKTAERQPDLVNKGMPLPLAMHANMSVPVRSDGVLAHPLHGTVSDPQSTECPTTSEPQNQQDEFTVEGGTISISSAYSQGLLNNLTQALQSAGLDLSQASISVQINLGKRGNKGLSCGTSSPKHHDNPSSNNQTIAHFRDAGSGEDSDQVQKRMKTYK, via the exons ATGAGAGCAGGGAAAGGGAGCCAGGAAGAGGATGAGTACGAGGAAGAAGAGTTTGGTTCTTCCAAGAAACAGGGTACTTCCTCTGCCCCTAACGCCAACAAAG CAGATGGAAAAGCCATCGACAAGGCTAGTGCGATAAGATCGAAACATTCTGTGACCGAGCAGCGGAGAAGGAGCAAGATAAATGAGAG ATTCCAGATATTGAGGGATCTCATACCTCATAGTGATCAAAAGAGGGACACGGCATCATTTTTATTAGAG GTGATGGAGTATGTTCAGTACTTACAGGAGAAGGTACAAAAGTATGAAGGTTCATATCAAGGTTGGGGTCAAGAGCCCCTGAAGTTGATGCCATGG AGAAATAGTCATTGGCGTGTCCAGAGCTTTGCTGGTCAACCTACAGCTGTAAAGAATGGTTTGGGTCCAGTATCACCTTTTCCTGTAAAGTTTGACGAAAGCAATGCTAGTATCTCTCCAACTATGCTTAGTGGCACCCAGAATACAATAGATCCTTATCAGAGCAGGGATATTGTCAACAAGACGGCTGAGAGGCAACCTGATTTAGTAAACAAGGGAATGCCTCTTCCCCTTGCTATGCATGCAAACATGTCTGTTCCTGTCAGAAGTGATGGTGTACTTGCACATCCTCTTCATGGAACTGTTTCTGATCCACAATCAACTGAATGCCCAACAACTAGTGAACCACAGAACCAACAGGATGAATTCACGGTTGAAGGAGGGACAATTAGCATCTCAAGTGCATATTCCCAAGG GTTGTTGAATAATCTAACTCAAGCGCTACAAAGTGCTGGTTTAGATCTGTCACAGGCTAGCATCTCAGTTCAGATTAATCTTGGGAAACGAGGAAACAAAGGACTGAGTTGTGGGACCTCTTCTCCCAAG CATCATGACAACCCTTCTTCAAACAATCAAACAATTGCACATTTTAGAGATGCAGGCAGTGGAGAAGACTCGGATCAAGtacaaaaaagaatgaaaacataTAAGTGA
- the LOC114412529 gene encoding transcription factor BIM2-like isoform X2, whose translation MRAGKGSQEEDEYEEEEFGSSKKQGTSSAPNANKDGKAIDKASAIRSKHSVTEQRRRSKINERFQILRDLIPHSDQKRDTASFLLEVMEYVQYLQEKVQKYEGSYQGWGQEPLKLMPWRNSHWRVQSFAGQPTAVKNGLGPVSPFPVKFDESNASISPTMLSGTQNTIDPYQSRDIVNKTAERQPDLVNKGMPLPLAMHANMSVPVRSDGVLAHPLHGTVSDPQSTECPTTSEPQNQQDEFTVEGGTISISSAYSQGLLNNLTQALQSAGLDLSQASISVQINLGKRGNKGLSCGTSSPKHHDNPSSNNQTIAHFRDAGSGEDSDQVQKRMKTYK comes from the exons ATGAGAGCAGGGAAAGGGAGCCAGGAAGAGGATGAGTACGAGGAAGAAGAGTTTGGTTCTTCCAAGAAACAGGGTACTTCCTCTGCCCCTAACGCCAACAAAG ATGGAAAAGCCATCGACAAGGCTAGTGCGATAAGATCGAAACATTCTGTGACCGAGCAGCGGAGAAGGAGCAAGATAAATGAGAG ATTCCAGATATTGAGGGATCTCATACCTCATAGTGATCAAAAGAGGGACACGGCATCATTTTTATTAGAG GTGATGGAGTATGTTCAGTACTTACAGGAGAAGGTACAAAAGTATGAAGGTTCATATCAAGGTTGGGGTCAAGAGCCCCTGAAGTTGATGCCATGG AGAAATAGTCATTGGCGTGTCCAGAGCTTTGCTGGTCAACCTACAGCTGTAAAGAATGGTTTGGGTCCAGTATCACCTTTTCCTGTAAAGTTTGACGAAAGCAATGCTAGTATCTCTCCAACTATGCTTAGTGGCACCCAGAATACAATAGATCCTTATCAGAGCAGGGATATTGTCAACAAGACGGCTGAGAGGCAACCTGATTTAGTAAACAAGGGAATGCCTCTTCCCCTTGCTATGCATGCAAACATGTCTGTTCCTGTCAGAAGTGATGGTGTACTTGCACATCCTCTTCATGGAACTGTTTCTGATCCACAATCAACTGAATGCCCAACAACTAGTGAACCACAGAACCAACAGGATGAATTCACGGTTGAAGGAGGGACAATTAGCATCTCAAGTGCATATTCCCAAGG GTTGTTGAATAATCTAACTCAAGCGCTACAAAGTGCTGGTTTAGATCTGTCACAGGCTAGCATCTCAGTTCAGATTAATCTTGGGAAACGAGGAAACAAAGGACTGAGTTGTGGGACCTCTTCTCCCAAG CATCATGACAACCCTTCTTCAAACAATCAAACAATTGCACATTTTAGAGATGCAGGCAGTGGAGAAGACTCGGATCAAGtacaaaaaagaatgaaaacataTAAGTGA